The Synergistaceae bacterium genome includes a window with the following:
- a CDS encoding FAD-binding oxidoreductase, with translation SICSNHNVDYAAYGHLGDGNMHVTIYIEKENPKWHEIIEGACLEVYELVKNLGGTLTGEHGVGLKRVKYIPFFLDEAQIDLIRRVKLAFDPNNILNPGKIVPWD, from the coding sequence TTCTATATGTAGTAATCATAATGTAGATTATGCCGCCTATGGCCATCTTGGCGACGGTAATATGCATGTAACTATCTATATAGAAAAAGAAAATCCCAAATGGCATGAAATTATTGAAGGCGCCTGTCTGGAAGTCTATGAACTTGTAAAAAACCTCGGCGGAACTTTGACCGGAGAGCACGGTGTGGGCCTTAAAAGGGTCAAGTATATCCCATTTTTTCTCGATGAGGCTCAAATAGACCTTATACGCAGGGTAAAGCTTGCGTTTGATCCAAATAACATCCTTAATCCAGGGAAGATCGTTCCATGGGATTAA
- a CDS encoding GNAT family N-acetyltransferase has protein sequence MIIRPVKKEDAAQIREISTDITVSKNMDISSINFADAENLIVKLTGFDHMLVLETETPPTEICAVLLLRVDPQIYFRRLATLETMVGIKWQGQGIGKALMLSALELADKELLLERVEAKIATENIPALKLCKSTGFKVEGIAKDWAISDDGGYIDAYLLARCKPNL, from the coding sequence ATGATAATCAGACCTGTAAAAAAAGAGGACGCCGCACAGATACGTGAAATCAGTACAGATATTACAGTGAGCAAAAACATGGACATATCCAGTATCAATTTTGCCGATGCGGAGAATCTTATTGTTAAACTCACCGGGTTTGACCACATGCTGGTTCTTGAGACCGAGACCCCGCCTACAGAGATATGCGCGGTACTCCTGCTGCGCGTCGACCCGCAGATATATTTCCGCAGGCTGGCAACGCTCGAGACAATGGTCGGCATCAAGTGGCAGGGACAGGGGATAGGGAAAGCTCTCATGTTATCGGCTCTTGAACTAGCCGATAAAGAGCTCTTACTTGAGCGCGTCGAGGCGAAGATCGCAACAGAGAACATACCAGCGCTCAAACTCTGCAAGTCAACGGGGTTCAAAGTCGAAGGCATAGCGAAAGACTGGGCAATATCCGACGATGGCGGCTATATAGATGCATATCTGCTGGCACGCTGCAAACCCAACCTTTAG
- a CDS encoding GNAT family N-acetyltransferase has translation MEIRPVKIEDADDISRIRRQDGVREEVLALSSERLQVTIDFLKSLSSDDRAFVAVENDELVGMATMLKNKSSRRSHSATLSIMVDRDFQGRGIGSALMGRLLDEADNVLKLHRLELLVLIDNTAAIELYKKCDFRIEATRKHAAVKDGRFVDEYLLGRINKKGVSQ, from the coding sequence TTGGAAATAAGGCCGGTTAAAATTGAAGATGCGGATGACATATCTCGCATCAGAAGACAGGACGGAGTAAGAGAAGAAGTCCTTGCACTGTCGAGCGAAAGGCTCCAAGTAACCATTGATTTTCTTAAATCACTCAGCAGTGACGACAGGGCTTTCGTCGCAGTAGAAAATGACGAATTAGTCGGAATGGCTACAATGCTGAAAAATAAAAGTTCCCGCCGCAGTCATAGTGCGACACTCTCAATAATGGTCGACAGAGATTTTCAGGGCAGAGGGATAGGTAGCGCTCTGATGGGCCGGCTGTTGGACGAAGCCGACAATGTCTTGAAACTTCACAGACTGGAACTGCTTGTGCTCATCGACAACACGGCGGCAATCGAACTCTATAAAAAATGCGATTTCAGGATAGAGGCGACGAGAAAGCACGCGGCAGTAAAAGACGGCAGATTTGTCGACGAATATCTTCTTGGCCGCATAAACAAAAAAGGGGTTTCCCAATGA
- a CDS encoding ferritin has protein sequence MMIGKKMEESINSQIQAEFDSSYLYLSMAAWFENQDLPGCSHWMKKQAEEESKHGMKFYEYLVSRGGRVVLKAISAPKSEWESATNVFADVLAHEEKVTSLIYKMAELAEKEKDYATMSMLNWFIDEQVEEEENARAILNKLHKLGEIPISLSMLDRELGMRA, from the coding sequence ATGATGATAGGAAAGAAAATGGAAGAAAGCATTAACAGCCAGATACAGGCGGAATTTGACTCATCTTATCTTTATCTGTCTATGGCTGCATGGTTTGAGAATCAGGATCTGCCTGGCTGCTCCCATTGGATGAAAAAACAGGCCGAAGAGGAATCTAAGCATGGGATGAAGTTCTACGAGTACCTGGTTTCCCGCGGGGGACGAGTGGTACTTAAGGCGATCAGTGCCCCCAAGAGTGAATGGGAGAGCGCAACGAATGTTTTTGCTGATGTTCTGGCACATGAAGAGAAGGTTACGTCTCTTATTTATAAAATGGCAGAGCTCGCGGAAAAAGAGAAAGATTATGCAACAATGAGTATGCTAAACTGGTTCATAGACGAACAGGTCGAAGAAGAAGAGAACGCAAGGGCAATTCTCAATAAGTTACATAAACTTGGGGAGATCCCTATCTCTCTCAGCATGCTTGACAGGGAACTGGGAATGAGAGCATAA